CGACCAGAGCGTGGCCCTCGCCTTCCGGGCCGCCTGCACCCCGGACGTCTTTCTCTTCGATGGGGCCCACCGGCTCGCCTACCGGGGCCAGCTGGATGGCAGCCGGCCCGGCGGCGAGCCCTGCGACGGCCGGGATCTGCGGGCGGCCCTGACCGCCCTGCTGGAGGGGCGGCCGGTGCCGGAACCGCAGCGGCCGGCGATCGGCTGCAGCATCAAATGGCGGGCCGGCGCCGAGCCCCCCTGGTTCAGCGGCTGACTCTTCCCGGGGCCGGCGGCGGCGGTCGGATCCGCAGGCTTAATGTTGCCGCCATGCATGTGCCCCCCTTCAGTCTCAGCGAGCAACTGCAGCAGCTGGGAGACGCCCTCGATCAGGCCGTTCTGGAGGTGCTGCGCAGTGGCCAGTACATCGGGGGAAGCACCATCAGCGGCTTCGAGGCCGCCTTCGCCGAGGCCTGCGGGGTCCCCCATGCCATCGGCTGCAACAGCGGCACCGATGCCCTGGTCCTGGCCCTGCGGGCCCTGGGAATCGGCGCCGGTGACGAGGTGATCACCAGCTCCTTCAGCTTCTTCGCCACCGCCGAAGCGATCAGCGCCGTGGGGGCCACGCCGGTGTTCGTGGACGTGGATCCTTACACCTACCTGATCGATCCGGAGGGGATCGAGGCCGCCATCACCCCAGCCACCCGGGCCCTGATGCCGGTGCACCTGTTCGGCCGGCCGGTGGACATGGAGCGGATCATGGCCATCGCCACCGCCCATGGCCTGCGGGTGATTGAGGACTGCGCCCAGGCCAGCGGCGCCAGCTGGGCCGGGCGGCCGGTCGGCGGCTGGGGCGACGCTGGCTGCTTCAGCTTCTTTCCCACCAAGAACCTGGGCGCGGCAGGTGACGGCGGCATGGTGGTCTGCCAGGACGCCGCACTGGCCCAGCGGATCCGGGAGCTGGCGGTGCACGGCATGCCCCGCCGCTACCTGCACACCGATCTGGGTTACAACAGCCGCCTCGATGCCATGCAGGCCGCCGTCCTGATGGTCAAGCTGCCCCACCTGGCCAACTGGGTGGAGCGGCGCCGGGCCATCGCCGAGCGCTACCAGCGGGAACTGGCGGGCCTGCCCGGCCTGGTGCCCGCAGCGCCCGGGCCGGAGGGCCACAGCTGGAACCAGTTCGTGGTACGGGTGCCCCGCTGCCCGGCCGCCACGAGCGCCTGCGGGGGTCGCTGCACCCCGGCCGCCGACAGCGCCAGCTACGGCCTGCCCGAAGCCTGCTGCCGCGACTGGCTCAAGCAGCAGCTGCAGGAGGCCGGGGTGACGACGATCATCTACTACCCGATCCCCATCCACCGGCAGCCCGCCTACGCCGCCCTCGGCTACGGGCCCGGCAGCCTGCCGATCACCGAACGGCTCTGCGCCGAAGTGCTCAGCCTGCCGATCTTCCCGGAACTCAGCGCCGAGCAGCAGGACAGCGTCATCGCCGCCGTGCGCAGCCTGGTGGGGGCCGAAGCGGTCGTCGCCTGAGGACAGGCCCTGCCCCGGGCCGCCTAGCCCCGGGGCAAGGCGGCGTGGAGCGCCTTGAAGCGGGCCTGCTGGACCTTGTGGCTGACGATCGGCTCGGGGTAACCCCGGCGCTCCAGCGGTCCGATCGCGCCGCTGATCAGGTCGGCGGTAGCCACATGGGCCAGCTCCGGCAGCCAGCGGCGGATGTAGGTGGCCTCGGGGTCAAACTTTGACGCCTGGGTGGCGGGGTTGAAGATGCGCAGGGGCCGGGGATCCATGCCGCTGCTGGCGCTCCACTGCCAGCCGCCGTTGTTGGCCGCCAGGTCGCCGTCCACCAGCCGCTGCATGAACACC
This genomic stretch from Cyanobium gracile PCC 6307 harbors:
- a CDS encoding DegT/DnrJ/EryC1/StrS family aminotransferase gives rise to the protein MHVPPFSLSEQLQQLGDALDQAVLEVLRSGQYIGGSTISGFEAAFAEACGVPHAIGCNSGTDALVLALRALGIGAGDEVITSSFSFFATAEAISAVGATPVFVDVDPYTYLIDPEGIEAAITPATRALMPVHLFGRPVDMERIMAIATAHGLRVIEDCAQASGASWAGRPVGGWGDAGCFSFFPTKNLGAAGDGGMVVCQDAALAQRIRELAVHGMPRRYLHTDLGYNSRLDAMQAAVLMVKLPHLANWVERRRAIAERYQRELAGLPGLVPAAPGPEGHSWNQFVVRVPRCPAATSACGGRCTPAADSASYGLPEACCRDWLKQQLQEAGVTTIIYYPIPIHRQPAYAALGYGPGSLPITERLCAEVLSLPIFPELSAEQQDSVIAAVRSLVGAEAVVA